One Baekduia alba genomic window, CGACGCGCTCAACGCGGTCGCCCAGGCGCGGGGCGCGAGCGCGAGCCAGGTCGCCATCGCGTGGCTCCTCGTCCAGCAGCGCCGAGCGGTGACGATCCCGATCGTCGGGACGCGGACCCTCGCGCAGCTCACCGACAACCTCGGTGCGCTCGACCTCGAGCTGGAGGCCGGCGAGCTGGAGCAGCTCGACGCGGTCAGCGCCGTGCCCGCCGGTTTCCCTGGCGACTTCGGCGGCGCCGCGCTGGCCTACGGAAGCACGCTGGACCGTGTCGAGGACCACCGCGGTGCGGTCGACGTCATCGTCTGATGATCGTCGCGGCGACTGCGAGAAAGAGAGAGATCGATGAGTGTTCCCAAGCATGACGATGCCCAGTCCGCCGCCCGCACGCGCGCGGTCCACGTCACGCGGTTCGGAGGGCCCGAGGTGCTCCGTGTCGCCGACGTCCCGGCGCCCGTCGCCGGCGCGGGGCAGGCGGTGGTCGCCGTCGCGTTCGCCGACGTGCTCGACCTCGACACCAAGGTGCGGGGCGGATGGGGGGCCCAGTTCGGGCTCGAGCCGCCGTTCGTCCCCGGTACCGGGGTGGGCGGCACGGTCGTCGGCGTCGGCGCGGGCGTCGATCGAGGTTGGGTCGGCCGCCGCGTCATCACCGGGACCGGCGAGCACGGCGGGTCGGACGGCTACGCCGAGCGGATCGTCGCCCGCGTCGATCAGCTCGTCGCGGTGCCGGAGGACGTCGACCTCGACGTCGCCACGGCCCTGCTCCACGACGGGCCGACCGCGCTGGCCTTGGCCGAGAACGCGGACATCGGTGCAGGGGACCACGTCCTCGTGCTCGGCGCCGCGGGCGGCGCGGGCCTGCTGCTCGTGCAGCTCGCGCACGCGGCGGGGGCGCGCGTGATCGGCGCGGCCCGGGGCGTTCGCAAGCTCGAGCTCGTCCGGCGCGCCGGCGCCGACGTGCTGATCGACTACTCCGAGGCGGGCTGGGGCGACGGGATACGAGAAGCCGTCGGCGACGACGGGATCCAGGTGGTGTTCGACGGGGTCGGCGGGGAGCTTGGGCTCACGGCTTTCGGGCTCGTGGCGCGCGGAGGCCGATTCTCCGCCCACGGCGCGGCCAGCGGACGTTTCGCGCCGATCGACGTCGACGCGGCGGCGCGCGACGGCGTCGTGGTGCGCGGGATCGAGCAGGTGCAGTTCGACCCGGAGGCCGGCAAGCGCCTCTCCGAGCAGGTGCTGGCCGCTGCTGCGCAGCAGCAGATCGCTCCGGCGATCGGGCAGACCTTCCCGCTCGAGGACGCCGCCCGCGCGCACGCCGCGATCGAGGCGCGGGCGTGCCTCGGCAAGACGCTGCTGGTGGTGTGACCGCTCGCGGCACGCCGCTTCGACCACGATCGACGTGCAGGCTCGTCGACCACGTGACTGGTGCGCACGCGGCGTCCGGGCCGGACCGTCGCCGACTCCGGGCCATTCGGCTCTGGCGTGGGCGTCAGGAAGCCTCAACACCGTGAACTGGCTCTTCGGCACCGCCGCCAGCATGAGGATGACGGACATCCCGCCGAACCCATGCTCGATGGGCAACGGCCTGGCGATCACGTGGACGGGGTTCAACTGGAGGATCACGATCTCGACGGGCGGGAGCGGGACGCCCAACTTCCGGCGGAGGTGATCCAGCCGCCCGCACGGTCGGTCGGATGGTTACACCTGCACCACGCGCCTCAGACTTGCCGGCGTAGGCTTGAGCGCCGATGATCGATGAGGGAAACATGCGGGACGCGCGGTCGTTGTTCGATCGTGGCGTCGCGCTCGGCGAGGACGGGCAGCACGAGGAAGCGCTCAGTGTCTACTGCCAGCTCATCGACGACGCTGGCGCGGCCAGCGCGCCGACACTCGTCGGCCTGACCGTTGCAGCGCGCTACAACGCGGCGATCGAGCTTCGACTACTAGGACGACAAGATGACGCGATGATGGCGTTCATCTCGCTGATCAACGACTTCGCGGATGTGCCGTCCGCGGCCTACGACGAGTATTTCGCGGATGCACGTCTGGCAGTCGGGGGGTTGGCGTGGGGGAGCGGCCAGGTCACTGCCGCGCACGAGATGTACGACGATTTGGTCTCCGCGTATGGAGATCGGGATGAGCGTCCGCTTCGGTTGACTGTGGCGAACGCCTTGGCCAGCAAGGCGACGGTGCTCGGAGAGACGGAACACCCGGCTTTGGCCGCTGAGGCATGTGCCGATGCGATCGAGCGCTTGGGCCCGGCCGCGGACCGCGAAACGCGCGATGCGCTGGCGAACCTCATGTGGTCTCGCGGTCACTGGCTCGGTGCTGCCGGCCGCGCGGACGAGGCGGTCGAGGCCTACTCGACGCTCCTCGAGACGTTCTCAGACGACGAGAGCCCTTGGGTCTCCGAACGGCTCGACTTCGCCCGACGAGAACTCGCGGAACTGGGCGGCGAGCGTTAGAGCGCCGGCCTTGCCTTACGGCCCAAGTGACGAAATCGCTGACGTAGTCGTCGGTTGTCGACGTCTCCCGGGTCACGGCAGCCGGGACGCTGGCACGGGAGACGGGCCTGCAGCTAGGGGCAACTCGAACCCCGACATCCCGGGTGCGAAGCAATGAGGGCTGTGCCACCCGAAACCGCCTATTTGCAGGGTGTCCGGAGGCGTTCGACGGTCGCCGAAGGATGGCGGATCGCTGTGGGTTACGGCCGATCTACGGGGTTCCAGGCACTCGGGGCAGTCCAGTGCCTGGCGGCGGCGCAGCCACTGCTCGCCTGACTGCGTGATCCGACGGGCCACCCTTACCACGTGTCGATGCTGGCGCCGTTCACCGCGGTGCTCAGCCCTGCAGGCGCCAGAGCACGGTGCCGTGGTCCTCGAACCCGGGGATCAGCGCGTTGTTGTGGCCGTAGATCGTCCCCGACCGCTGCAGCTCGCCCAAGACCACGATGCGGCCGTCGGGCATGACGGTGACCCCCGCGGCATCGACGCTCTGCGAGGCCTTCAGGTACGTCAGGCCGTTGACGCCGAACGTCCGGTCGACGCGACCGCCGACGTAGCGGCTGACCGTGATCCCGCTGTGGACGGCATCTGACCGCGTGAGCAGCAAGCGGCCTCGCGGGTCCACGGCGAGAGCGTAGTTGAACGAGGCGAACGGTCCGCCGTAGTAGTTGAACGTCGCGCTGGCCAGCACGATGTGCCGGGCGACGCGGCCGGTGTGGCTGATGAGCGTGAGCTCATAGCGCTTCGCGTCGACGTTCGCGCTGACCACTGCCACGCCGCCCTTGTCCCATGGCACCATCTGCGAGGCTCCGGACTGCCTGATGGTGGGCAGGCCCCAGCGCGAGTCGCGCGAGCCGTCGTTGCGGAGCCGCAACACGCCTGTGCTCGTGTAGACGATCGCGCCGGTGCCGGACGCGATCGCGCCGTTGGGAGACGTGCCGGTGGGCAGGCCGAACGACGCCTGGTGAAGCACGGTGCCGTCGAGCTTCACCTTCGCGACCGCGACTCGCCCCGTGAACTGGTCGATCGTGAGGTAGAGGGCGGTCCCGTCCGCGAGCGCGGCGAACGTGCCGCCGCCCGGCTGACCGGGAAGGCGCGCGATGCTGCTCACGAACGCGCCTGCCGTGGCCAACGGGTGACCGTTGGCGTCCATGGGCTGAACCGGCGAGCCGCTGCTGTTCTCGTCGGGGAACCGCGTCACGAGCCAACGGCCGTCGCGGAAGCGCGCGGCGGGCCGGACGAACAGGCTGCCGAACGACGGGTCCTGGGCACCGGTTCGCGTGAGCCGCTGCATCCGGGCCGCCTGCACGACGACTCGGTCGCCGCCGGCCGGCCAGACACCTTGCGGGGAGTACCACGGGCTGCTCCCGGTCTCCTGCCACTGCTCCACGACGCCCTGGTTCCCGTAGCTCCGGTCCAGCTCGCCTGGTGTCGCGTGCGCGACGGCCGCCGGCCGCGCGACCGTCGCGACGAGTGCGCCGACTAGACCAGCACGTTGAGCGATCGAAACCAGCTTCTTGTTCATAACCTCGATCAACGGCGGCTGAGCGGGAAGTTGCGCGCGAGTCGACGAGCGTCCCATGCCGCGGCGTCCTTCAACAAGGTCAGCCCAGCTCGGCAGCGTGGCGGCGAGGACATCCCGGAGGCCGCCGGGGCAGTGCGGTCCCGTCGC contains:
- a CDS encoding zinc-binding dehydrogenase, yielding MSVPKHDDAQSAARTRAVHVTRFGGPEVLRVADVPAPVAGAGQAVVAVAFADVLDLDTKVRGGWGAQFGLEPPFVPGTGVGGTVVGVGAGVDRGWVGRRVITGTGEHGGSDGYAERIVARVDQLVAVPEDVDLDVATALLHDGPTALALAENADIGAGDHVLVLGAAGGAGLLLVQLAHAAGARVIGAARGVRKLELVRRAGADVLIDYSEAGWGDGIREAVGDDGIQVVFDGVGGELGLTAFGLVARGGRFSAHGAASGRFAPIDVDAAARDGVVVRGIEQVQFDPEAGKRLSEQVLAAAAQQQIAPAIGQTFPLEDAARAHAAIEARACLGKTLLVV
- a CDS encoding tetratricopeptide repeat protein; amino-acid sequence: MIDEGNMRDARSLFDRGVALGEDGQHEEALSVYCQLIDDAGAASAPTLVGLTVAARYNAAIELRLLGRQDDAMMAFISLINDFADVPSAAYDEYFADARLAVGGLAWGSGQVTAAHEMYDDLVSAYGDRDERPLRLTVANALASKATVLGETEHPALAAEACADAIERLGPAADRETRDALANLMWSRGHWLGAAGRADEAVEAYSTLLETFSDDESPWVSERLDFARRELAELGGER